The following proteins are encoded in a genomic region of Hydrogenobacter hydrogenophilus:
- a CDS encoding Uma2 family endonuclease, whose product MKVVEKKKYTIEDYEKLPEGSPYQLIEGELVVSPAPSPEHQRVSIRLSVMLFHHLKEKTKGEVLYAPVDVYLDEENAYQPDIVVVLEGSKAKITQRGIEGPPDIVVEILSPSTAYYDLRVKKDVYEKAGVKEYWIVDPYMKSIEIYSNTPEGFKLLSEAKRQGRVRSELLSIELDLKEVFE is encoded by the coding sequence GTGAAGGTAGTAGAAAAGAAAAAATACACTATTGAGGACTACGAAAAACTTCCAGAAGGCAGTCCATACCAGCTCATAGAAGGAGAGCTAGTTGTGAGCCCAGCGCCATCACCTGAACACCAAAGAGTTTCCATCAGGCTTTCGGTTATGCTTTTTCATCACCTTAAAGAAAAGACAAAAGGCGAAGTCCTTTATGCACCCGTTGATGTTTACCTTGATGAAGAAAATGCCTATCAACCTGACATAGTGGTAGTTTTGGAAGGTTCAAAAGCAAAGATAACACAGAGAGGCATAGAGGGACCACCTGATATTGTTGTGGAAATACTCTCGCCTTCTACCGCTTACTACGACCTTAGGGTAAAGAAAGATGTTTATGAAAAAGCTGGTGTAAAAGAGTATTGGATTGTGGATCCATACATGAAAAGTATAGAGATTTACTCAAACACTCCTGAGGGTTTCAAACTCCTCTCCGAGGCAAAAAGACAAGGCAGGGTAAGGTCTGAGCTTCTTAGTATAGAATTGGATCTAAAGGAGGTGTTTGAGTAG
- the sreA gene encoding sulfur reductase subunit SreA, with protein MEIGGSFYDRKAYSTCYMCACRCGIEVYVRNNKVAYIKGNDAHPTNRGVLCAKGSSGIMKEYSPARLRKPLLRVGPRGSGEFKEIEWEEALQIATQWLEEARKKGPHKIAFFTGRDQMQAINGWFASQLGTVNWAAHGGFCSVNIAASGLYSIGGSFWEFGEADFENTKYFMLIGVAEDHSSNPFKLGIQEMKRKGGKFVVVNPVRWGYGAIADEWVPIKPGTDGAFFMGIMHELFRYNLVNWDFLKEYTNATWLVIQAPGTSKDGLFYRNEEGKPMVFDKKSNSFKPADRIVPDDLDPAFIGEFTTPEGYKVRPAFDIFAERLVKDYSPQKVEKITGIPAKDIERIAKEMGTIALYHPIELPIEWTDVWGRKHKKFIGRPVSFHVMRGVASHTNGFQTARAIFLLMMMLGVVDVPGGFLNKPPYPKHIEDLPKPYKISRPDEIKYGEVYPGPHLGYPQNPDDLLVDEKGNPIRIDWAYSWWFPLTAHGCIQNVIPAAYEQNPYGIEVLMIYMANMAWNSSQNIPYILQALTATDQAGNYIIPKIITIDAFYSEQVAYSDLVLPDATYLEQWFALSLLDRPPSAVDGPVDALRHPIVDPKANGYDVKGWGDVLVELGTRLKLSGFVNEDGSRKYKDFRDFLINWQVRPGVGALAGWRGKNGDKHFVGEPNPRQLEMYIKNKGFFYYKLPENMRYYRHVNKDYQEWALSVGFIKKVSPITFNFYLETLQTFRLAGQGLWEGKNQPPNDPLLRERLVKYFDPLPFWYPPFEEEISAEEYPLYAFTQRPQWMYHSWDSQNAWLRQISSRNYLYMNPKTAQKLGIKHLDWVWVESRVGKVKCQVFLTETTEPNSVWTWNAIGKMKGTWGLKPQAEEGHEGFLLNHVIPHSIKIGGREIFYGDPITGHFAWFDTKVKVYKAQDQTPETAPQFEVKPLPYIEERWVPVLRYKP; from the coding sequence ATGGAAATAGGAGGAAGCTTTTACGACAGGAAGGCTTACAGCACTTGCTACATGTGTGCCTGTAGATGCGGTATAGAGGTATATGTGAGGAACAATAAGGTCGCTTACATAAAAGGGAACGATGCACACCCAACCAACAGGGGAGTTCTGTGTGCTAAGGGTTCTTCAGGCATAATGAAGGAGTATAGCCCTGCAAGATTGAGAAAACCTCTTTTGAGAGTGGGTCCAAGAGGTTCGGGAGAGTTTAAAGAGATAGAGTGGGAAGAGGCACTGCAAATAGCCACTCAGTGGTTAGAAGAGGCGCGTAAAAAAGGTCCCCATAAAATAGCCTTCTTTACCGGAAGAGACCAGATGCAGGCTATTAACGGTTGGTTTGCAAGTCAGCTCGGGACGGTGAATTGGGCAGCTCACGGTGGTTTTTGTTCCGTAAACATAGCGGCTTCTGGACTTTACTCCATAGGTGGTTCCTTTTGGGAGTTTGGAGAAGCGGACTTTGAAAACACTAAGTACTTTATGCTCATAGGTGTTGCGGAGGATCACTCCTCTAATCCCTTCAAACTGGGCATTCAGGAAATGAAACGCAAAGGCGGAAAGTTTGTTGTGGTAAATCCTGTCAGATGGGGGTATGGTGCCATAGCTGACGAATGGGTGCCTATAAAACCCGGAACTGACGGAGCTTTCTTTATGGGAATAATGCATGAGCTTTTCAGATACAACTTGGTCAACTGGGATTTTCTTAAAGAGTACACCAACGCAACTTGGTTAGTCATTCAAGCACCTGGCACTTCAAAGGATGGGCTCTTTTACAGAAACGAAGAAGGAAAACCCATGGTCTTTGATAAAAAATCTAATAGTTTTAAACCCGCAGACCGTATAGTGCCTGATGATCTTGATCCTGCCTTTATAGGTGAATTTACTACACCAGAAGGATACAAGGTGAGACCTGCCTTTGACATATTTGCAGAAAGGTTGGTAAAGGACTATTCACCCCAAAAGGTGGAAAAGATAACAGGTATACCTGCAAAGGACATAGAAAGAATAGCAAAGGAGATGGGAACCATAGCTCTGTACCATCCCATAGAGCTTCCTATAGAGTGGACTGATGTATGGGGAAGAAAGCACAAAAAGTTTATAGGAAGGCCTGTTTCTTTCCACGTTATGAGAGGTGTAGCATCTCATACCAACGGCTTTCAAACCGCAAGGGCTATCTTTTTGCTCATGATGATGCTCGGTGTTGTAGACGTACCCGGTGGTTTTCTCAACAAGCCACCGTATCCCAAGCACATAGAAGATCTTCCCAAACCTTATAAAATCTCAAGACCAGATGAAATAAAGTATGGAGAGGTATACCCCGGACCTCACCTTGGATATCCCCAAAACCCAGATGACCTTTTAGTAGATGAAAAGGGTAATCCCATAAGGATAGATTGGGCGTATAGCTGGTGGTTTCCGCTTACCGCACACGGATGTATACAGAATGTTATTCCTGCCGCTTACGAACAGAATCCTTACGGCATAGAGGTGTTGATGATCTACATGGCAAACATGGCTTGGAACTCATCACAGAACATCCCATACATACTCCAAGCTCTTACCGCAACAGATCAAGCAGGAAACTATATCATTCCAAAAATTATCACCATAGATGCCTTTTACAGCGAACAGGTTGCTTACTCAGACCTTGTATTGCCAGATGCTACCTATCTTGAGCAGTGGTTTGCACTGTCTTTACTTGATAGGCCACCATCTGCGGTGGACGGTCCTGTAGATGCCCTCAGGCATCCCATAGTAGACCCAAAGGCGAATGGCTATGATGTGAAAGGTTGGGGTGATGTTTTGGTAGAATTGGGCACAAGGTTAAAGCTTTCCGGTTTTGTAAACGAAGATGGTTCAAGAAAGTATAAGGACTTTAGGGACTTTCTTATAAACTGGCAGGTAAGACCAGGTGTGGGAGCTCTTGCAGGTTGGAGAGGAAAAAACGGCGATAAACACTTTGTAGGAGAACCTAACCCTAGACAGCTTGAGATGTACATAAAGAACAAAGGATTTTTCTACTATAAGCTTCCGGAAAACATGCGCTATTATAGGCATGTGAATAAAGACTATCAAGAATGGGCTTTAAGCGTAGGCTTTATAAAGAAGGTCTCACCCATAACATTCAACTTTTACCTTGAGACGCTCCAAACTTTTAGGCTCGCAGGACAAGGTCTGTGGGAAGGTAAGAACCAACCACCCAACGATCCTCTGCTCAGAGAGAGATTAGTCAAGTACTTTGATCCTTTACCCTTCTGGTATCCACCCTTTGAGGAAGAGATCTCTGCAGAAGAGTATCCCCTTTATGCTTTTACCCAAAGGCCTCAGTGGATGTATCACTCTTGGGACTCCCAAAACGCATGGCTAAGACAGATATCCTCAAGAAACTATCTTTACATGAATCCCAAGACTGCACAAAAGCTCGGTATAAAACACCTTGATTGGGTGTGGGTAGAGTCAAGAGTAGGAAAGGTTAAGTGTCAAGTTTTCTTAACAGAAACCACAGAGCCCAACTCTGTATGGACATGGAACGCCATAGGAAAGATGAAAGGCACTTGGGGTCTAAAGCCACAAGCAGAAGAAGGACACGAAGGATTTCTGCTAAACCATGTAATACCCCACTCAATAAAGATAGGAGGAAGGGAAATCTTTTATGGAGACCCCATTACAGGACACTTTGCGTGGTTTGACACTAAGGTGAAGGTTTATAAAGCTCAAGACCAAACGCCAGAAACCGCACCCCAGTTTGAGGTAAAGCCTCTACCTTATATAGAAGAAAGGTGGGTGCCTGTACTGAGGTACAAGCCGTGA
- a CDS encoding polyprenyl synthetase family protein: MQKVEEWKHLLESRLRELLQPFEPLVLYQAMSYYVFQEGKRIRPLFLCAVADALGGNIQDAITVGCALEFIHNYSLIHDDLPAIDNDSTRRGKPSCHVLFGEDIAILAGDALLNLAFEVLSKKENFVSMDEKDLLQVIRILSESSGHKGMVAGQVMDIKKLGDVWSISLKKTACLFSSAFACAGVISKRDQLLHSLISAGVKVGVLFQMVDDYKDKDGFYSIYKDGIAQIIEEKYHECIRTLEGIGLLTQEMEFLLRLVLSPVKTP, encoded by the coding sequence ATGCAGAAAGTAGAAGAGTGGAAACATCTCTTAGAAAGCAGGTTAAGGGAACTCTTACAACCATTTGAGCCTTTAGTTCTCTACCAAGCCATGTCTTATTATGTGTTTCAGGAAGGTAAAAGGATAAGACCTCTTTTTTTGTGCGCGGTAGCTGATGCTTTGGGTGGTAATATACAAGATGCCATAACAGTAGGATGCGCTCTTGAGTTCATACATAACTACTCCCTTATACACGATGACCTGCCAGCTATAGACAATGACAGCACAAGAAGGGGAAAGCCTTCGTGCCATGTACTTTTTGGTGAGGATATAGCCATACTTGCTGGTGATGCTCTTCTCAACTTAGCCTTTGAAGTGCTCTCAAAGAAAGAAAACTTTGTCTCCATGGATGAAAAAGACCTTCTGCAAGTTATACGCATCTTATCTGAAAGCTCGGGCCATAAGGGTATGGTAGCTGGTCAAGTTATGGACATAAAAAAACTCGGTGATGTTTGGAGTATTAGCTTAAAGAAAACTGCCTGTCTTTTCTCTTCTGCCTTTGCTTGTGCAGGGGTCATTTCAAAAAGAGATCAACTGCTTCATTCTTTAATCTCTGCAGGTGTAAAAGTAGGTGTGCTTTTCCAAATGGTTGATGACTATAAGGATAAGGATGGCTTTTACTCTATTTACAAAGATGGCATTGCACAGATCATAGAGGAAAAGTATCACGAATGCATTCGCACTTTGGAAGGCATAGGGCTACTTACACAGGAGATGGAGTTTCTCCTGAGGTTGGTGCTCTCTCCGGTAAAAACTCCTTGA
- the rimI gene encoding ribosomal protein S18-alanine N-acetyltransferase produces MRIPKIRPMTIQDLPSVLEINRENFTSDAWSKSAFEREFQLEYSHKYVLELGGEVIGYFVVWVIHDTANLMNFAIKKNYWGMGYGKMLLSFLVENFKDKVSHIALDVRKSNVRAIRLYRSLGFQIVSERPRYYSDGENAYQMILHVKEFLPERAPTSGETPSPV; encoded by the coding sequence ATGCGAATACCCAAGATAAGACCTATGACTATACAGGACCTTCCGTCGGTACTTGAAATAAACAGAGAAAACTTTACAAGTGATGCGTGGAGCAAAAGCGCCTTTGAAAGGGAATTTCAGTTAGAGTACTCACACAAATATGTATTGGAACTTGGCGGTGAGGTTATCGGATACTTTGTGGTTTGGGTAATACACGATACTGCCAACCTAATGAACTTTGCTATTAAAAAAAATTACTGGGGTATGGGGTATGGGAAAATGCTCCTTAGCTTTTTGGTAGAAAACTTCAAGGATAAGGTAAGCCACATAGCTTTAGATGTGAGAAAGTCTAATGTGCGCGCCATAAGACTATACAGATCCCTTGGATTTCAGATAGTTAGTGAAAGACCAAGGTACTACTCAGATGGTGAAAACGCCTACCAGATGATCTTACACGTCAAGGAGTTTTTACCGGAGAGAGCACCAACCTCAGGAGAAACTCCATCTCCTGTGTAA